The stretch of DNA ATGAAGACAATCTGTGAGCCGGCAAGGGAGGTGCCCATTGTGGCGGAACGGGATGCCATCCCGCCGATCCGGATGTAACCGCCCTATAGCTTCGTTCGATGAGTCAGATGCTAATGGAGGCTATAGAGAAGAGCAAAAGAAGGAGGAAATGAAATGCAGGTTGGAATGATAGGATTGGGGCGCATGGGGATGAACATGTCACGCCGCCTCCTTAAAGGCGGTCATGAGGTCGTGGTCTACAACCGAACGAAGGATAAGGTGAAACAGATGGAAGAGGAGGGGGCGATCGGATCCTACTCCCTGGAGGAGCTCGTCCGCAAATTAACCCCTCCCAGGGTCACCTGGATGATGCTTCCGGCAGGGAAGGTTACCGATGAGCACGTCGAACTCCTGTCCGATCTGCTCTCTCCCGGCGATATACTGGTGGATGGGAGTAACGGCTTTTATAAGGACGACATCCGCCGCGCCGAGAAGCTGAGACCTAAGGGGATACATTATATGGATGCAGGGGTGTCGGGAGGAGTATGGGGCTTGAAGATGGGATACTGCATCATGGTCGGCGGCGATGAATCGGACTTCAGATCGATCGAACCCCTGCTGAAAAACCTCGCGGCGGAGGAGGGATACCTTTACTGCGGACCGACGGGCGCGGGGCATTTCGTTAAGATGGTTCATAACGGAATAGAATATGCCATCATGGAGGCGTATGGCGAGGGATTCGAGCTGCTTAAAACGTCGCCCTACGGCGAAAAACTCGACCTCGCCAAAATCGCCCATCTGTGGAATCGGGGAAGCGTCATAAGATCCTGGCTGCTTGAGCTTTTGGAATCGGTTTTCAAAGAAGACCCCGATCTCTCCTCGATCAGAGGATATGTGGAGGATTCAGGCGAGGGAAGATGGACGGTGAAGGAGGCGGTTGATATGGCGATATCCGTGCCGGTTATAGCCCTTTCGCTTTTCAAGAGGTTTCAATCCAGGCAGGAGGACCTCTTCTCCGATAGGATCCTTGCCGCCCTGCGTAGGGAATTCGGCGGACATGCTGTCAGGCAAGGATGATCCATCACCCTTGCCTATCTGCTTTCCTTTAACCGCTGTATTTTTGGGGCGAACTGCGTATCATAAAGCCGCTGAAGGCGATGGGGTAGGGAACGGTCCGACTCCCTCCCTCCCCCACGATATGGGTTGTATGCCTTTACAGGTGATCTCGAGGATCTCCTGTGGGCGAAGCCAGGCGGGAAGGCGAAACGTCACCTGCACCACGGTGCCCACTCGGTCGCTGGCATAATCCTCGTTCACACAGATCAAAACCACAGTGTCCAATCCGGCCAGCAGACTTCGAACCCACGGCCGTCGGGACCCCGCCACAGGCAGAGAA from Candidatus Poribacteria bacterium encodes:
- the gnd gene encoding decarboxylating 6-phosphogluconate dehydrogenase; translated protein: MQVGMIGLGRMGMNMSRRLLKGGHEVVVYNRTKDKVKQMEEEGAIGSYSLEELVRKLTPPRVTWMMLPAGKVTDEHVELLSDLLSPGDILVDGSNGFYKDDIRRAEKLRPKGIHYMDAGVSGGVWGLKMGYCIMVGGDESDFRSIEPLLKNLAAEEGYLYCGPTGAGHFVKMVHNGIEYAIMEAYGEGFELLKTSPYGEKLDLAKIAHLWNRGSVIRSWLLELLESVFKEDPDLSSIRGYVEDSGEGRWTVKEAVDMAISVPVIALSLFKRFQSRQEDLFSDRILAALRREFGGHAVRQG